TCTGCTTCAATGTTCCATACATAAGCAGTACATCAGAATCAGAATCAACATTCCGACATATTATACAAATCTTAAGAATGTTATTGCAATATGTAAATGATCAAATCAGGGACATATACAAAATTATTAGGGATACTAGAGTATGCTTTACTGCTAAAAAAGAGCTTTTATCGTTGCCCTATGAATTACCAATAATATATAGCTCGACGAATAGAGCTTTATTGAGTGATATAATTTGGTAAATACTGAATAAATCTATAGAATCTGTTATGGTTTTTTGACTAGAAATCAAttgaaaccaaaagtaaatcacTAAAAGAAAACCTAAACCCTGTATTTTTGTCATTTGATTGTATATATTGGGTTACAAGGTTCAGTTACATAGCATCAGAAACACGAGGCAATGTATGCGCTAATAGGAGAACACATATACAAAGACAAAAACCTATTAATCAAAAAATGGTTAACAAGACACAAAAGGAGAACACTGATAAAACGGAGCCCCATATATACATTGATAAAAGGAGGAAAATAACTTCAAGACTTATTGCTGATATCAAAAATACAAACTCTTGGGAATGGGGCTTTTTGTGTATGTTCCTTGTCCACTTAAAGTGCGCTACCCTTTAGTAGATAGTCATTCCACCTTAGGTTTTTCGTCATGCCTTCTTCACCTTTGAAATCAAGTATCTCTTTGTTAAGGTGGAGCTTATTAGTCTGACTGATTACATTTCTCTTCAACTCACTACACTTCACACCATATCAGTAATATTCCAGAATTCCACATAGCCGGTGCTGATTTTGTCGCATATATACTAGGAGGAAAGagcattatttttgttttatattatatgacATTGCTCAAGACAATTTATTTTAATCTTTATTGTCTCACAGAGCTTCGCCAATTACTCTTATCAGTTAGTGGGTGAACACACTTGTGTGCGTTCTTACTATCTCAACAAGTGGCACATCAGAACAAGTGTGGAGATGGAGGAGATTACTCCATCTAGCAtgtattgaagaagaagaattaaTTCTCAGAATAAATTACGATGACTCTAAGAagataaacacacaaaattctAAATAACTGGCAAAGAACTTATTGATGCTGTAGTAAGGATCACTATGCTATATATGCTTAGAAAGAAGTATAGAAGAATGAAATCGAAGCTCGAACTAAAATGTGTTTGAAGAATCAAGTGTAGTGATTATCTCTAAAGTGTACTACTATGTTCCCGATGTAACAATTTCTTAAAACAGTATCAGTTATGTGGCCGGTTCTCCTCGATGATGGATTATGAGGACTCCAAAAACATAaaccaacataataaaaatagatgACCAACGAAATTCAAAGACACTTTAGCAAGGATCCCAAGAATGAAATCAAAGCTGCAACCATTATAACTGAAGTTTAATATCTGTAACGTTTCCTCTGTTCATAACAAAAGGTATCCTCTAATGACAAAGTTTCTACAAACCTCAGTAATGTTTTCAAAAACCAATCTAAATAGTTATCTAATTCTtgcaatagttaaaaaaaactattcttcCATAACAAGTTTGTGCTGCAACAAGTTAGAGGCAAAGGAGGTTAAGGGAGTAAGTCACTTCTTGGACTGAGTGCTTCTGATGATGACCATACTCATGTCAGCGTAACGCTTAGCACAGTGTGTGAGACATGAATACTCACTAGGGCTGAACTTGCTACCCGGTGCGCTTGTTAGGCATTTGTCCCAACACACGCTTGTCAGCTTCGCAACCGCCTCGTTCATCATCACCCTTTGCTCTTCTTCCTGTTCATATGTTTCAAACCAACCGTTTAATTTCAATAAACAAATGTGATTCAACCGAGAGTTTATAGCTTGCTCATTGGTTATATCACCGAACAGAAAATCATCGGGAACTTACGTTAAGGAAGCGAAGCAATTCAGGACTGTTGGCGGCGGAGGGATCCATCGAGCGTCTCTGGTTGAATCTAATTTTACTTCGGCCGGCGAGACTGAAAACCCCTAATTTTGTCAACTAAACCCCCGACACACAGAGGTCGTCTATACgggaataaatataaaaaggcCCATTGGGCTTAAAGGTCCAATTGATAGCGTGTTTATGATTTATTAATTAACTTCATTAGTCAGCGAGTGTGTTTCTGGAATTTCCTATCAACTGATTCAGGTGGTCTATCTGCTATTCCATTATCCATTTACTATCCCACTCATCACAATTATCATTCCGTAAATGAATCcatcaattaaataattatgtCAAACATTCTTTAGatcttaaacacaaagagttatatAAACTTGTCTCCCCATCCCCTCAacacaaattaaaatttaaatcatataccAAATCTTAAAGAGTCTTGACTATATCGTTTGCCTTCATGAAAACGGAATCTTTTATGGGAGTGGTCAAAGGAGGAAAACACGACGGAACAAGACAGAGGGAGTCGCTGGCACGTAACTTGTgtagtagaagaagaaaaaaaacaaagaaaataagaaaaatgtgGCAAAGAAgactttttttgacaaaatagtAGAAGTTGGTTAAGactttatcattattaaattcATATTCAAAGAAAGGCATGCAAATTGCATTATTGTTAGTGCGAATTTGTCAAAGGAGAAGGGCTGAGAGAGAGAGCGCGTGGTCAGCACGACGAAGGGAGGTAGAGAGAAAGTTCCACCAGCTTTGTTTGCGCTCTTGTTAAAAATCAAACAAACCCACCAACTAACAACCTCTCATCCTCCACATTGAAGAAGCTTTTCTCTCTTTCCATTACAAGAAGAAACTATATCGTTCCTCACACACGCCTCTCTCTAATCAGTGGTCGGCTTCCTTTTCTTATCCGTAAGTTTTGTGATTCCacattgattatatatataagatctAATTTAGGCTTAGCCGTTAGTAGATTCACTGTGCGTTACGATAATTTCACGAGCTAGTAGTGCTGGCTCTTAGATTCATACCTTTGCTTATTTTCTGTGTGGTTTCTCGAATAAATGTGATTCTTCGTCAATTTAACGACTCTATAATCTGGAAATAAAGTTTTGGTATGATGGTTATGTGTATCAAAGGCATGTAACAATAACTATTCTCCATCATCGAATATAATAGCTTTGTGGTGTGTATCAAAGGCATGTACGCATTTCTTATGCttcctttgttttgtttctgctTGTTTCAGACTCTTCTCAGCACAACAAGAATGGCTAATTGTCCTGGAGACTCGACCCAAACTCACTTAGACATTCTCCGTTGCCCATTCTTGAGGAACATCAATGAGCCCACTAAcctctccttctcttcttcatccttgCCTTTTCCCTTCCCTGTAAGCAACCacttaaattgtttttttttctcatcttgTATTTGTATCCATCCATCAGATGCTTTTTACTGACTAATAACAAACTCCTTTCCAGGTGCGAACAGGGCAAGGACCAATTTTTGAGGATGGACCCAATTTCGACACTGCGTTTAGGCTTTTCCATGGTCAAGATGGTGTTGTCCCGCTCTCGGACAGCCCTCGTGCCGGAGCGGATAAGCCTTCGCTTTCCTCTCCTGGGTTCAATCCACTTGCTGCTAAGGCGGCGACTATTAGTCTCTCCTCCTTTGGACATGGAGGGCCTTTTGGATTCGATGCGTTTTCCGACATGTTTAAGAACCAAAAGAGAAAGTCAGACTCTTCCAAGAATAAagattcttcttcctctaaGGTAAAGCTTTGTTCTTGCTCAACATGTAATGTCTTGGCTTATGAGATAAAAACTCTTAGAGCATTGCTTACTTGTTGTTTTGCTCTTTCAGGGAGGAAACCACGAGTCTATGAGCGACGACTGGCTTCAAACAGGAAACTGCCCTATCGCTAAATCCTATCGAGCTGTAAGTGGTGTGGCACCCCTCGTGGCAAAGATCCTGCAACCCCCTCCCGGAATGCAGTACAAGTGTCCTAAAGCAATAGTAGCAGCTCGAGCAGCGATATCAAAAACAGCTTTCGCTAAGAACCTCCGGCCACAGCCTTTATCATCCAAAGTACTAGTCATCGGGATGCTGGGGATGGCCCTGAACGTGCCTCTAGGGGTTTGGAGAGAGCACACTGAAAAGTTCTCTGCATCTTGGTTTGTAGCTCTACACGCAGCGGTTCCTTTCATTGGAATACTGAGGAAGTCAGTGTTGATGCCTAAGATGGCGATGGTTTTTACCATAGCAGCGTCTGTTATGGGACAAGTGATTGGGTCAAGAGCAGAGAGGTATAGGCTTAAGTCGGTGGCTCAGAAGAAACTCACGTTGACAGGACCAGATAAAGTGGATGGAAGGTGCGGCGATAAAGTGGTGATGAAATGGAATCCCATGTTGCTTGAAGTAGCAAGTCCTGTTTCTACGGGAGCAGCTAGTGTTGTCTGCTAAaagatttttggtttattcttcGCAGAGCTCGATATATGTGTAgttgtttcttttgttgttttgtccattgtatttgaaaatttcaaaatgttCGAGTAAGGTAAGAATAggtgtaaaaaaataaaaataaaaataaagtgtttttttttcttattttatacacattctaaaagaaatgaaaaaaaaaagattttctataaattaatattagatGATAAGTTTAAGCTTTTCTTAACTGTAAGACGAATCTTCCAATAAgggttacaattttttttttcactgaaaattttattaaaacaaagtCCAAACGGgttaaggtgatgattgtttcagtagtttttagttttagtttttggtttttagattttagtttttgatttttagattttggtttttggttttgcagtaatttttttttatttttgcaaaaattaattaatgagtTACTTTGAAATATTTCAACataatagaataaatatttatatttacaattaaaattatcaaaatattgtaataattattttaaaataaaatacaataacatattttaattattatagttttataaaaaaatatttatcaaaaaatatttatcataaaatttatataaattgcaaaaaaataaaaatatttaaaagtttgaaactacttagaaatttttcttatataaattattttaattttataaacttaaatagcaatagttttttaatattataaattatataaaaataaaaatacttaaaattttgaaactaattataaaattctcatatacattatttatattttcttaaaattgaatggctatttttatttttcatgactaatacaatatattgtattactaaaacatattattttttataattttagttatttttaatgtgactagtaattattaaaaatattctattattttatatagagaaattaataactaagttttaaaattaattgatattatttataaactatataaatttattttacagatATTAAACACAAATAAATTATGTCACATTATTGTTTAAATCATAGCTAATGTACCAAAAATTGTATGATTATTTatctttaagaaaatattatttattaattattaattaattaaatgttgTAGTTTCtacccaaaaaaatcaaaattcgtttttcctTTCAAAAGCTCACAAAagttggtttttagttttttttcacaAATTGGTTAAACTTCTCAAAAACTAGTTTTcctaaattttagggaatctatttATTAGAAATCTTGATTGGCAAATCAAATGGtttctacaaaaacaaaaactaaaaactaaaaaaacttgattggatgaaaaatggtttttgcaaaaacaaagaccaaaaactaaataaaaaaccacaaacaatcGACCTCTAAGTCTTACACCATAACACCAAAGCCCAAACATGGGCTGCACAAACATAACAAAGGCCAACACAAAGGCCTAGTCTATACAGACCTCTCGAGGACAAAGGCCCATCAAGAGAAAACCGTCGAGGAAGAAACAATTGGACATCCAGCACGTGTTCTAACGCCGATCGATAGAGAAACATGCGTCAAGGTAAGGATGCATCATCTTCCTCCGGAGTCAGAGAGGAGGCGCTACGACTAGGCTCCACAAACAGCAGACCAACCGGAGAAGAAGGCCGCTCAAACAGAACTGCCCTCACCCAATCGAAGTCGAGAAACCTAATCTGACAGATCAATCGTTTCATCAAATAAACTCTACCGTCTACAATCGAACCAACAAATCTTCGATTTTCCTGAAAGGTAGACCATAcattttttatgataaaaataagcTTGAAGATGAAACATCCCACGCCAGGGAAACATCCCAGTTGGTTGTCATTCTCGAAAAGCCGTAAACTAATCTTCTCGCTCACTTGGGACAGTAAACTAATCTTCTCTCTCGGTCACAGTTAGatcattaattgtttttatgtCAAAGTTACTAATATGGTAGATATATCCTTCTTTGAAAGTGTATATTGTATTAGCGGATGATCAATAGTAGCTTTTTATCAAATCTCCTAAAAaggataaaaatttaaataaatgaataaacagaatcaaaatttaaaatatttattataaagcCTACATTTTCATCGACAAGCAAAAGTTCTTGGCTCAGTGAAATGCTTCATCTCCTTCAAGTTTGTGATTCCCATTTTTGAATCAAGCGAGCAGTCAATTCTTgcattaaatgttatttttttgaaatcctTCGGTTTTGAATATGAATGTCTAAAGCTAGTGATGTATGAGTCCTGGGGTAAACAAAATTgattctaaataaaataaaaaaaataaaaaaattgattctaaaataataatgatGTTGATGTTTTATTTCGATGAATTCTTTTCTACCGATTTTGAATTTAACCGGGAGTGGATTCACATTAGGCAAAATCAGACTCTTAGAAGCAGTATCTTGATCAAGACCAAGGAGGCCGGTTTTAGAACAGAGGAGTGATGTCGGATATTCCTCTCTCtccatagaaaataaatatgatgttaggagttttcaaggctcctaagacaaatgttgtagtataaaagattgtcgaaccagttctgagggatatcaaagcactgagaatgcaaatactcacttaatctaagtgcaaccaatgatttagatgagttttaaactactactaaactagaaagcaataacagaatgatactttcttgactaagggaaaagagaactcatgggcatagggattagaccttgggtgatcaagtatcgaactaaggatggcaaatgatcaatcaaactatcaaccttaagcctagacacaattctaagcaagctctatgtctagatgaatgctcatttgctaacatatctcaaacatcaaatgtctttggttgaataatatgaaagcaatcattactaacaagtctattagctatcttagcatctttaacaacaaatgtctttggcaaagtatactaaaagcctaggagagttgtctcaggcatttcatcaaacaccttttgggtgggaaatgtctattgatcaacttttgagtggccaactcagaagatgcattatgaatactctactagcaaggaacaagaatgatctacactaaaacatcttAGAACTAacttaatcacccttaatctccctaacccatgaattcaaaaggtgattactcactaatcttcatgattcctcttaaacccatattggatttcagattaatcatgtagagaaatagatgaGAAATCAACACAAGAACacaacaatcaaaatccaagagatgaacttctcaagagagtttttgtgtatttctcaatagatccaaaagatcaaagataatctgcctctggtggctacaaaagatgtttaaaacataggttttagaaatgtaaaacgtgcataatgaaatgaccaaaaggcccttgagaaatcataagttcgagtgAAATTGAGacgcgcagcgacctcggctcgtcgctccgacaagtcgctccaggcttcggaagcgacctcgctgggtcgctgcgagaggtcgctccgagagcgatTTCTTGTCTCCGGGAACCAagatggcgagcgacttctccctgtcgctctggacAGGTCGCTCcaagcttcgggagcgacctcgctgggtcgctgcgagaggtcgctccgagagcgagTTGTGTGTCTCCGgacgtgaaaacgcgagcgactttgtgcagtcgctccaacgggtcgctctggatcgggagcgaccttggtaggtcgctctgagaggtcgctccagggtcatctaagactgttcggagtaatgagaacgcgagcgacttcatggcgtcgctttaggaaggtcgctctgagaagtgggacacagcgacttcgtgatgtcgctccgggaggtcgctcccatgctcggTTCGTCCAATGGTCACcttttcacctcttttgagctccaaataacctcatgtggtactccagtacctaatagagactcatgtatgcaaaatgcaacctaaacatgtctaaatcctaatctatatgatgaaaatgtttatgaatgaatggataaaacaatgtaaatatgcaagatatcaactcccccaaacttgttcttttacttgtccacaagtgaactttctagaactcatagggagagaggttgaaggagggagcacatagccaaaagaaacacaactagcacactctcttaatacactctagcttctctaggcctatcttaactctttttgttcttacactcatcatcaagcatccacacattcaaatcaaccaactctcacattcattaagcacaaaacatcaggtgaattcttgcaaatggtcagttggtccaagtcatttggttgggtaagggaaggcttttattcaagtgattcaagaggttcaaaacatatgatctttaaggtggtttactctcaaaacaagtagccttgacattgcacataatatatctaagaaagggaccaactcatgcatacaatgctcaatctccattgttctacccttttcccaaacatacaaatcACACAATCatttcccaatgtcaaacccaactcacatctctcaccaaaagatcctaagaactttaactccttctctttgaaatctacaagggatttttcacaacctcaaaacatttcttagctcctaacaactttgctagcccccctttttcttttctttttctttttttttttttttttcttttctcttttttttttcgtttttctttttttttttttttttttttaggctgggggccaagacttttcaaaacttgagctagaggcttttctacttatcccaataaaacaattcacttaaacacaaagagtcattcttttcctttttcatttctcccaaatcataatcacaacactcacccccacctatagctagacaatagagtgcctaatctagcaagaatgaagatcaagcattgtcgttcccgatactttcaacattatgcacatgtaagactttccgaagaaggcctcactcatcaaacaatgaaagcttaaaaggagggaaaggttttgggagtggtctaccactagagtttgtcaaaaaagattggtataaaagatgtgacaactcaagtgtgtatagccatgactcagtacacaagggaccatgagcaagaagcattaagttcgttcagttcaaataaggttgtagttggcttcaaagactgagtttcagcaatcaacaagtttcaggaagagttttcaaggctcgaaacatacaagtctttttgagaggtgcaaaagctagtcaagtgcaacgtagtgttctttacaaggcattcaaatcattgctcccaatgcaagtgaatgcaacctatatgctctagactctcctaaaaatgcaaatgatgcaaactaaatgattgatttttttttttatctatgcaaataggtatgccatgcatgactcaatgaaacaacatcaaagcaaacatgatcaaatacttggtacctcccccaaacttgagtgacacagtctctgtgtcgtcaagtagagagagagataccgaaaagaagactaatatgcaaaaatgaaatggtatatacaagggagtgtggtgggttaccttctatagggaatgagtagagggagatgctccctcctcgtcgtcctcaggtggtaactcttcaaggtgctcatcagcagga
The Brassica napus cultivar Da-Ae chromosome A1, Da-Ae, whole genome shotgun sequence DNA segment above includes these coding regions:
- the LOC106442480 gene encoding uncharacterized protein LOC106442480; amino-acid sequence: MANCPGDSTQTHLDILRCPFLRNINEPTNLSFSSSSLPFPFPVRTGQGPIFEDGPNFDTAFRLFHGQDGVVPLSDSPRAGADKPSLSSPGFNPLAAKAATISLSSFGHGGPFGFDAFSDMFKNQKRKSDSSKNKDSSSSKGGNHESMSDDWLQTGNCPIAKSYRAVSGVAPLVAKILQPPPGMQYKCPKAIVAARAAISKTAFAKNLRPQPLSSKVLVIGMLGMALNVPLGVWREHTEKFSASWFVALHAAVPFIGILRKSVLMPKMAMVFTIAASVMGQVIGSRAERYRLKSVAQKKLTLTGPDKVDGRCGDKVVMKWNPMLLEVASPVSTGAASVVC
- the LOC106374911 gene encoding mitochondrial import inner membrane translocase subunit TIM8, which produces MDPSAANSPELLRFLNEEEQRVMMNEAVAKLTSVCWDKCLTSAPGSKFSPSEYSCLTHCAKRYADMSMVIIRSTQSKK